From Nerophis lumbriciformis linkage group LG39, RoL_Nlum_v2.1, whole genome shotgun sequence, one genomic window encodes:
- the erbin gene encoding erbin isoform X2: MSKRSFFVRLVPCRCLRGEEEAVTSLDYSHSSLETVPKDIFSFEKTLQELCLDANQIEELPKQLFNCQLLQRLSMPDNDLTVLPAGIANLINLRELDVSKNSIQEFPENIKNCKVLTIVEASVNPISKLPEGFTQLMSLTQLYLNDAFLEFLPASFGRLTKLQILELRENQLKMLPKSMQKLTQLERLDLGSNEFTEVPEVMEQLTGIKELWMDGNRLTFLPGMLGMLKELVYLDVSKNNLEMVDEQICGAESLQDLLLSNNALTQLPGSIGSLKKLTALKVDENQLMYLPDSIGGLTGLDELDCSFNEIEALPSSIGQCVSIRTFAADHNFLSQLPPEMGNWKSATVLFLHSNKLESLPEEMGDMQKLKVINLSNNKLRNIPYSFTKLSQMTAMWLSENQSKPLIPLQKEEDPETKKTVLTNYMFPQQTRTEDYIPNSDSDSFNPTLWEEQRKHRAQVAFECDEDKDERETPPREGNLKRYPTPYPDELKNMVKTAQSVAHRLKEDESGDESVKDSKPMERNHIGVQDVGVKVIEAPCPNGRLSDTESKACNVTFTIPNHPEPASKDTSESFSSQLVPLRSSEGSLMNHEDTLEDSEELSEEEGEMKIAEMRPPLIEISINQPKVVMISKDKKDDSKDADSLLDDTVANSNQNNSNCSSPSRMSDSVSLTTDSSQDNSLCTPEREAKMPFLSKSRQEDENMNPSKDTSTLLHNGNGSETSLQALLRGQQTTTEPAGDYDLSMEARLAFIEKGLNNGVGDGYTKWDQINMNVSNPPTDNMVQLEPHNGSLGREEVDAKRGYDNMQHFQNGNQQVVSAAGVTSSGEMSRSTEELSPERRGHAPQVTKSQSVSNIETGALKPYSFDNDGDAAAEARMVGSGPGPSQGSTAQGQSIMRSKSASLLNDQTLQVYPSSHASSSDMLSSSNLATSSSRYPAPSSMAMGAPPPQYNVQYASSAMPKEGMWTQRTPIPPEHQGYLPPAAHSLANTNYSNRNQAPPYPLQPQHRAPPIGCKLPGDIWAKDRLPSTSSLSSGGPLQRQSSTTSVGEGRRMQLPEGDYMTYRDIHTLARGPLAMSQAAQRPISARTYSIDISTPARPPAARPQPHELPERTMSVSDFHYQQGSPSKRPNVRVRSEHSLLDGPGLVSGGPGRVPVDWRDQVMRHIEAKKMEKDDVFGPPGQQSYTMDSRRKVPLMNGQMSSTARPHMSQAPMARHPSREQLIDYLMLKVSQQGPPRAPHEAPQHEIHVKVEKNPELGFSISGGVGGRGNPFRPDDNGIFVTRVQPEGPASKILQPGDRIIQANGYSFVNIDHGNAVSLLKTFANTVDLTIARDVQA; the protein is encoded by the exons ATGTCGAAACGAAGCTTCTTCGTTCGTCTGGTGCCGTGCCGCTGCTTGCGAGGCGAGGAGGAGGCAGTAACGTCACTCGACTACTCCCACAGCAGCCTGGAGACGGTTCCCAAGGATATCTTTAGCTTTGAGAAGACGCTGCAGGAGCTCTGCCTTGATGCCAACCAGATTGAGGAGCTGCCTAAA CAACTGTTCAACTGCCAGCTACTCCAGCGACTGAGCATGCCAGATAATGACTTGACCGTGTTGCCAGCCGGGATCGCTAACCTCATCAATCTCAGGGAGCTTGACGTCAGCAAAAACA GTATCCAGGAGTTTCCAGAGAATATCAAGAACTGCAAAGTGCTTACTATTGTGGAGGCCAGCGTGAATCCTATCTCCAA GCTCCCTGAAGGCTTCACCCAACTCATGAGCCTGACCCAGCTCTACTTGAATGATGCCTTCCTGGAGTTCCTACCAGCCAGCTTTGGCAG GCTGACAAAGTTGCAGATTTTGGAGCTGAGAGAGAACCAGTTGAAGATGTTGCCAAA AAGCATGCAGAAGCTCACACAGTTGGAGAGGTTGGACCTGGGCAGCAATGAGTTCACTGAAGTG CCTGAGGTGATGGAGCAACTGACTGGAATCAAGGAGCtctggatggatggaaacagacTGACCTTCTTACCAGGG ATGCTGGGCATGCTCAAAGAGTTGGTGTACCTGGATGTCTCCAAGAACAACCTGGAGATGGTGGATGAGCAAATCTGCGGTGCTGAAAGTCTGCAGGACCTGCTGCTCTCCAACAACGCTCTGACGCAACTGCCCGGCTCCATCG GCTCGCTGAAGAAACTGACTGCTCTGAAGGTGGATGAGAACCAACTGATGTACTTGCCTGACTCCATTGGAGG GCTGACTGGTCTGGATGAACTGGATTGCAGCTTCAACGAGATCGAAGCCTTGCCGTCCTCCATCGGCCAGTGTGTCAGCATCCGCACCTTCGCTGCGGATCACAACTTCCTTAGCCAGCTTCCCCCGGAA ATGGGCAACTGGAAGAGTGCAACGGTGCTTTTCCTCCATTCCAACAAGCTGGAGTCGCTGCCGGAGGAAATGGGCGACATGCAGAAGCTAAAGGTCATCAATCTGAGCAACAACAA ATTGAGGAACATCCCCTACAGTTTCACTAAACTGAGCCAAATGACAGCAATGTGGCTGTCTGAAAATCAG TCCAAACCCTTGATCCCACTGCAGAAAGAAGAGGATCCAGAGACTAAGAAAACGGTGCTGACAAACTACATGTTCCCCCAGCAGACCAGGACAGAGGACT ACATTCCCAACTCTGACTCGGACAGCTTTAATCCAACCTTGTGGGAGGAGCAGCGCAAACACAGAGCTCAGGTGGCGTTTGAGTGTGACGAGGACAAGGACGAGAGGGAAACGCCTCCGAGA GAGGGCAACCTTAAGCGCTACCCCACTCCGTATCCAGATGAGCTGAAGAACATGGTGAAGACGGCCCAGTCGGTGGCACACAGGCTCAAGGAGGACGAGTCGGGCGATGAGTCTGTAAAAGACTCCAAACCCATGGAGAGGAACCATATTGGTGTGCAGGATGTGGGAGTAAAG GTGATAGAAGCCCCCTGTCCTAATGGCCGGCTGTCAGACACAGAGTCCAAAGCTTGCAACGTCACATTCACGATCCCCAACCATCCAGAACCAGCATCAAAGGACACGTCTGAGTCTTTCAGCTCCCAGCTTGTCCCACTCAGGTCATCAGAGGGCTCCCTGATGAACCACGAGGACACGCTGGAG GACTCTGAGGAGCTGTCTGAAGAAGAGGGAGAGATGAAAATTGCCGAGATGAGGCCGCCTCTCATTGAGATCTCCATCAACCAGCCTAAAGTGGTGATGATAAGTAAGGACAAGAAAG ACGACAGCAAGGATGCGGACTCGCTGCTTGACGACACGGTGGCCAACAGCAACCAAAACAACAGCAACTGCTCGTCACCGTCACGCATGTCGGACTCTGTGTCGCTGACCACCGACAGCAGTCAGGACAACTCCCTGTGCACCCCGGAGAGGGAGGCAAAGATGCCCTTCCTTTCAAAAAGCAG GCAAGAAGACGAGAACATGAACCCTTCCAAAGACACCAGCACGCTCCTTCATAACGGCAACGGCTCTGAAACGTCTCTCCAAGCGCTGCTGAGGGGCCAGCAGACCACCACCGAGCCAGCGGGCGACTATGACCTGTCCATGGAGGCCAGACTGGCCTTCATCGAAAAGGGACTGAACAACGGTGTGGGAGACGGCTACACCAAGTGGGACCAGATCAACATGAACGTGTCCAACCCGCCGACAGACAACATGGTCCAGCTGGAACCTCACAATGGTTCACTCGGACGGGAGGAAGTTGACGCCAAGCGAGGTTATGACAACATGCAGCACTTTCAAAACGGGAACCAGCAGGTCGTGTCCGCGGCCGGCGTGACATCAAGTGGCGAGATGTCTCGCAGCACCGAGGAACTGTCTCCAGAGAGGAGGGGCCACGCCCCTCAGGTGACCAAGTCTCAGAGTGTCAGCAACATAGAAACGGGCGCATTGAAGCCGTACTCGTTTGACAACGATGGCGACGCCGCAGCAGAGGCTAGGATGGTAGGCAGTGGCCCCGGGCCCAGTCAGGGCTCCACGGCTCAGGGCCAGAGCATAATGAGGAGCAAATCCGCCTCCTTGCTCAACGACCAGACTCTTCAGGTCTACCCGAGCTCTCACGCCTCCTCCTCAGACATGCTGTCGTCCTCAAATCTTGCCACCAGCTCCAGCAGGTACCCAGCCCCCTCCAGCATGGCAATGGGCGCGCCCCCTCCTCAATACAATGTACAGTACGCAAGCAGCGCCATGCCAAAAGAGGGGATGTGGACCCAGAGGACGCCAATTCCTCCAGAACACCAAGGCTACCTCCCACCTGCTGCCCACTCACTCGCCAACACCAACTACTCCAACCGTAATCAGGCCCCCCCCTACCCACTGCAGCCACAGCACAGGGCCCCCCCCATAGGATGCAAACTTCCTGGAGACATTTGGGCCAAGGATAGGCTTCCGTCTACCAGCAGCCTGTCCAGTGGGGGTCCATTACAGCGGCAGAGTAGCACCACCTCCGTGGGCGAGGGCAGACGCATGCAGCTGCCTGAGGGTGACTACATGACCTACAGGGACATCCACACCCTCGCCAGGGGCCCGCTGGCCATGAGCCAGGCGGCGCAGAGGCCCATTTCGGCCCGCACTTACAGCATTGACATCTCCACTCCAGCCCGTCCTCCCGCCGCCAGGCCGCAGCCCCACGAGCTTCCAGAGAGGACAATGTCGGTCAGCGACTTCCACTACCAGCAAGGCAGCCCCAGCAAGAGGCCCAATGTCAGGGTGAGGTCGGAGCACTCCCTCCTGGACGGGCCCGGGCTGGTGTCGGGGGGACCGGGAAGGGTACCGGTGGACTGGAGGGACCAGGTGATGCGGCACATTGAGGCCAAGAAAAtggaaaag GACGATGTGTTTGGACCGCCAGGTCAGCAGAGCTACACCATGGACTCGCGCAGAAAA GTACCTCTGATGAACGGACAGATGAGCTCAACCGCTCGTCCTCACATGAGCCAGGCGCCCATGGCCCGCCATCCCTCGAGAGAGCAGCTCATTGATTACTTGATGCTCAAAGTCTCACAGCAGGGACCCCCGCGGGCGCCACACGAGGCACCACAGCACGAG ATCCATGTGAAGGTGGAGAAAAATCCTGAACTTGGTTTCAGTATATCGGGAGGAGTGGGAGGTCGTGGCAACCCTTTTCGTCCAGATGACAAT GGGATTTTTGTGACGAGGGTCCAACCTGAGGGACCGGCTTCCAAGATTCTTCAGCCTGGTGATAGAATTATCCAA
- the erbin gene encoding erbin isoform X1, with protein MSKRSFFVRLVPCRCLRGEEEAVTSLDYSHSSLETVPKDIFSFEKTLQELCLDANQIEELPKQLFNCQLLQRLSMPDNDLTVLPAGIANLINLRELDVSKNSIQEFPENIKNCKVLTIVEASVNPISKLPEGFTQLMSLTQLYLNDAFLEFLPASFGRLTKLQILELRENQLKMLPKSMQKLTQLERLDLGSNEFTEVPEVMEQLTGIKELWMDGNRLTFLPGMLGMLKELVYLDVSKNNLEMVDEQICGAESLQDLLLSNNALTQLPGSIGSLKKLTALKVDENQLMYLPDSIGGLTGLDELDCSFNEIEALPSSIGQCVSIRTFAADHNFLSQLPPEMGNWKSATVLFLHSNKLESLPEEMGDMQKLKVINLSNNKLRNIPYSFTKLSQMTAMWLSENQSKPLIPLQKEEDPETKKTVLTNYMFPQQTRTEDYIPNSDSDSFNPTLWEEQRKHRAQVAFECDEDKDERETPPREGNLKRYPTPYPDELKNMVKTAQSVAHRLKEDESGDESVKDSKPMERNHIGVQDVGVKVIEAPCPNGRLSDTESKACNVTFTIPNHPEPASKDTSESFSSQLVPLRSSEGSLMNHEDTLEDSEELSEEEGEMKIAEMRPPLIEISINQPKVVMISKDKKDDSKDADSLLDDTVANSNQNNSNCSSPSRMSDSVSLTTDSSQDNSLCTPEREAKMPFLSKSRQEDENMNPSKDTSTLLHNGNGSETSLQALLRGQQTTTEPAGDYDLSMEARLAFIEKGLNNGVGDGYTKWDQINMNVSNPPTDNMVQLEPHNGSLGREEVDAKRGYDNMQHFQNGNQQVVSAAGVTSSGEMSRSTEELSPERRGHAPQVTKSQSVSNIETGALKPYSFDNDGDAAAEARMVGSGPGPSQGSTAQGQSIMRSKSASLLNDQTLQVYPSSHASSSDMLSSSNLATSSSRYPAPSSMAMGAPPPQYNVQYASSAMPKEGMWTQRTPIPPEHQGYLPPAAHSLANTNYSNRNQAPPYPLQPQHRAPPIGCKLPGDIWAKDRLPSTSSLSSGGPLQRQSSTTSVGEGRRMQLPEGDYMTYRDIHTLARGPLAMSQAAQRPISARTYSIDISTPARPPAARPQPHELPERTMSVSDFHYQQGSPSKRPNVRVRSEHSLLDGPGLVSGGPGRVPVDWRDQVMRHIEAKKMEKNALSRSYNSNSAPLGSSHYSSCRDVRVSHGSLVFRPYGAFSDDVFGPPGQQSYTMDSRRKVPLMNGQMSSTARPHMSQAPMARHPSREQLIDYLMLKVSQQGPPRAPHEAPQHEIHVKVEKNPELGFSISGGVGGRGNPFRPDDNGIFVTRVQPEGPASKILQPGDRIIQANGYSFVNIDHGNAVSLLKTFANTVDLTIARDVQA; from the exons ATGTCGAAACGAAGCTTCTTCGTTCGTCTGGTGCCGTGCCGCTGCTTGCGAGGCGAGGAGGAGGCAGTAACGTCACTCGACTACTCCCACAGCAGCCTGGAGACGGTTCCCAAGGATATCTTTAGCTTTGAGAAGACGCTGCAGGAGCTCTGCCTTGATGCCAACCAGATTGAGGAGCTGCCTAAA CAACTGTTCAACTGCCAGCTACTCCAGCGACTGAGCATGCCAGATAATGACTTGACCGTGTTGCCAGCCGGGATCGCTAACCTCATCAATCTCAGGGAGCTTGACGTCAGCAAAAACA GTATCCAGGAGTTTCCAGAGAATATCAAGAACTGCAAAGTGCTTACTATTGTGGAGGCCAGCGTGAATCCTATCTCCAA GCTCCCTGAAGGCTTCACCCAACTCATGAGCCTGACCCAGCTCTACTTGAATGATGCCTTCCTGGAGTTCCTACCAGCCAGCTTTGGCAG GCTGACAAAGTTGCAGATTTTGGAGCTGAGAGAGAACCAGTTGAAGATGTTGCCAAA AAGCATGCAGAAGCTCACACAGTTGGAGAGGTTGGACCTGGGCAGCAATGAGTTCACTGAAGTG CCTGAGGTGATGGAGCAACTGACTGGAATCAAGGAGCtctggatggatggaaacagacTGACCTTCTTACCAGGG ATGCTGGGCATGCTCAAAGAGTTGGTGTACCTGGATGTCTCCAAGAACAACCTGGAGATGGTGGATGAGCAAATCTGCGGTGCTGAAAGTCTGCAGGACCTGCTGCTCTCCAACAACGCTCTGACGCAACTGCCCGGCTCCATCG GCTCGCTGAAGAAACTGACTGCTCTGAAGGTGGATGAGAACCAACTGATGTACTTGCCTGACTCCATTGGAGG GCTGACTGGTCTGGATGAACTGGATTGCAGCTTCAACGAGATCGAAGCCTTGCCGTCCTCCATCGGCCAGTGTGTCAGCATCCGCACCTTCGCTGCGGATCACAACTTCCTTAGCCAGCTTCCCCCGGAA ATGGGCAACTGGAAGAGTGCAACGGTGCTTTTCCTCCATTCCAACAAGCTGGAGTCGCTGCCGGAGGAAATGGGCGACATGCAGAAGCTAAAGGTCATCAATCTGAGCAACAACAA ATTGAGGAACATCCCCTACAGTTTCACTAAACTGAGCCAAATGACAGCAATGTGGCTGTCTGAAAATCAG TCCAAACCCTTGATCCCACTGCAGAAAGAAGAGGATCCAGAGACTAAGAAAACGGTGCTGACAAACTACATGTTCCCCCAGCAGACCAGGACAGAGGACT ACATTCCCAACTCTGACTCGGACAGCTTTAATCCAACCTTGTGGGAGGAGCAGCGCAAACACAGAGCTCAGGTGGCGTTTGAGTGTGACGAGGACAAGGACGAGAGGGAAACGCCTCCGAGA GAGGGCAACCTTAAGCGCTACCCCACTCCGTATCCAGATGAGCTGAAGAACATGGTGAAGACGGCCCAGTCGGTGGCACACAGGCTCAAGGAGGACGAGTCGGGCGATGAGTCTGTAAAAGACTCCAAACCCATGGAGAGGAACCATATTGGTGTGCAGGATGTGGGAGTAAAG GTGATAGAAGCCCCCTGTCCTAATGGCCGGCTGTCAGACACAGAGTCCAAAGCTTGCAACGTCACATTCACGATCCCCAACCATCCAGAACCAGCATCAAAGGACACGTCTGAGTCTTTCAGCTCCCAGCTTGTCCCACTCAGGTCATCAGAGGGCTCCCTGATGAACCACGAGGACACGCTGGAG GACTCTGAGGAGCTGTCTGAAGAAGAGGGAGAGATGAAAATTGCCGAGATGAGGCCGCCTCTCATTGAGATCTCCATCAACCAGCCTAAAGTGGTGATGATAAGTAAGGACAAGAAAG ACGACAGCAAGGATGCGGACTCGCTGCTTGACGACACGGTGGCCAACAGCAACCAAAACAACAGCAACTGCTCGTCACCGTCACGCATGTCGGACTCTGTGTCGCTGACCACCGACAGCAGTCAGGACAACTCCCTGTGCACCCCGGAGAGGGAGGCAAAGATGCCCTTCCTTTCAAAAAGCAG GCAAGAAGACGAGAACATGAACCCTTCCAAAGACACCAGCACGCTCCTTCATAACGGCAACGGCTCTGAAACGTCTCTCCAAGCGCTGCTGAGGGGCCAGCAGACCACCACCGAGCCAGCGGGCGACTATGACCTGTCCATGGAGGCCAGACTGGCCTTCATCGAAAAGGGACTGAACAACGGTGTGGGAGACGGCTACACCAAGTGGGACCAGATCAACATGAACGTGTCCAACCCGCCGACAGACAACATGGTCCAGCTGGAACCTCACAATGGTTCACTCGGACGGGAGGAAGTTGACGCCAAGCGAGGTTATGACAACATGCAGCACTTTCAAAACGGGAACCAGCAGGTCGTGTCCGCGGCCGGCGTGACATCAAGTGGCGAGATGTCTCGCAGCACCGAGGAACTGTCTCCAGAGAGGAGGGGCCACGCCCCTCAGGTGACCAAGTCTCAGAGTGTCAGCAACATAGAAACGGGCGCATTGAAGCCGTACTCGTTTGACAACGATGGCGACGCCGCAGCAGAGGCTAGGATGGTAGGCAGTGGCCCCGGGCCCAGTCAGGGCTCCACGGCTCAGGGCCAGAGCATAATGAGGAGCAAATCCGCCTCCTTGCTCAACGACCAGACTCTTCAGGTCTACCCGAGCTCTCACGCCTCCTCCTCAGACATGCTGTCGTCCTCAAATCTTGCCACCAGCTCCAGCAGGTACCCAGCCCCCTCCAGCATGGCAATGGGCGCGCCCCCTCCTCAATACAATGTACAGTACGCAAGCAGCGCCATGCCAAAAGAGGGGATGTGGACCCAGAGGACGCCAATTCCTCCAGAACACCAAGGCTACCTCCCACCTGCTGCCCACTCACTCGCCAACACCAACTACTCCAACCGTAATCAGGCCCCCCCCTACCCACTGCAGCCACAGCACAGGGCCCCCCCCATAGGATGCAAACTTCCTGGAGACATTTGGGCCAAGGATAGGCTTCCGTCTACCAGCAGCCTGTCCAGTGGGGGTCCATTACAGCGGCAGAGTAGCACCACCTCCGTGGGCGAGGGCAGACGCATGCAGCTGCCTGAGGGTGACTACATGACCTACAGGGACATCCACACCCTCGCCAGGGGCCCGCTGGCCATGAGCCAGGCGGCGCAGAGGCCCATTTCGGCCCGCACTTACAGCATTGACATCTCCACTCCAGCCCGTCCTCCCGCCGCCAGGCCGCAGCCCCACGAGCTTCCAGAGAGGACAATGTCGGTCAGCGACTTCCACTACCAGCAAGGCAGCCCCAGCAAGAGGCCCAATGTCAGGGTGAGGTCGGAGCACTCCCTCCTGGACGGGCCCGGGCTGGTGTCGGGGGGACCGGGAAGGGTACCGGTGGACTGGAGGGACCAGGTGATGCGGCACATTGAGGCCAAGAAAAtggaaaag AACGCACTGTCTCGCTCCTATAATTCCAATAGCGCGCCGCTGGGCTCCTCCCACTACAGCAGCTGTAGGGATGTGCGAGTCAGCCACGGCTCGCTGGTGTTTAGGCCCTATGGCGCCTTCAGC GACGATGTGTTTGGACCGCCAGGTCAGCAGAGCTACACCATGGACTCGCGCAGAAAA GTACCTCTGATGAACGGACAGATGAGCTCAACCGCTCGTCCTCACATGAGCCAGGCGCCCATGGCCCGCCATCCCTCGAGAGAGCAGCTCATTGATTACTTGATGCTCAAAGTCTCACAGCAGGGACCCCCGCGGGCGCCACACGAGGCACCACAGCACGAG ATCCATGTGAAGGTGGAGAAAAATCCTGAACTTGGTTTCAGTATATCGGGAGGAGTGGGAGGTCGTGGCAACCCTTTTCGTCCAGATGACAAT GGGATTTTTGTGACGAGGGTCCAACCTGAGGGACCGGCTTCCAAGATTCTTCAGCCTGGTGATAGAATTATCCAA